CTCGATTTTGAACATCTTTTTTCAGACGACCGGTTGCAAGAGATGATGCAAGGTGTACGGGATGTTACACCCATCCCCGGTGTCCAGCGCACATTCACAACCAAACTAACGGATGGAAATTCTGGGCGAGACGCAATGCCAGGTTCTTCCGCTGATGGAGTGACGGGAAAGAAAAGCCGATGACCCAAACTGAATGCGCGATGGTCCAACAAATTTCCAGGCGCACCACAGGTTGAGCCAGTCTTGAAAACGATGGAAAGACCGGCGAAATTCTAATCCGCTGAAAGTAAAAAAAGAACCGGACTCAGTCCGGTTCTTTTTTTCGTGAGTTTCACCATCCGCTTACAACAAACACAAACTGTCCACTCGGCGACTTTACTGCCAACGGGCACAAACTGCGGTTTTATATCCACCCAATTTGTCATGCTGAGCGAAGCGAAGCATCTCGCGACTAGCGAATTGCGATACCCTTCGCTTCGCTCAGGGTGACAACCAAAAAGCGCAATTAATGATCGTGCCCAGTATAGCTCTTCCATGTCTTACTGTGCGCGAAATTCTCAGTGATCTCCCCTGGCACTTGCGTTCCTGCCAGCGCATGTGTGTGCGCTGACTCTGTGGTTAATCTGACATTGCCAAACTACTACGGGCAAGTAACCTTGGGATTCCAGTCGTAGAACAAGCCACGCGGATTGTGTTTCCACCCCCACAGATGCAGTTCGTAGAACGGCGGGACACCATAGCGATTCGGACTGCCGACAAGGTGGAACGTTTGCCCAAACAGCACCGGCGGTTGCGAATGTTCCGCGTCCCACGCCGCCGCGAACACAATGTATTCCATCGCGACGAAATGCAATTGTCCGTTTTCGTTCGGTTCGTAGATCACCGCTTCGGGGCGAAGTGGATCGAGCACCGTGTCGCCAGCCAAGTTGCCGTTGACAAAGTGGATGCCCATTGCGCCCTGACCCGGTTCGCTGACACAATCCAGGAACTGGGCATAGCCCGCCGCTTGCGCGGTAGCGACATTGTGAAAATGAACGGTCGCGGCGCGCACTTGAGCGATTTGCGCGCCCAGCGGATCATCCGCCAAAACATTCGGCGTAACCGCGAGCACAATCGCTCCGATCAGCGCGGCAACGCCGAGAACAAAAGCCAAACGCATCCCGTATTTGTTTTTCATTTTTCCCTCCTTGTGGGTAAATGAGATTTGTTCGAACTACTGCCGCCATTAAACCAGAAACGCACGTCTGGAATAACGTGGAAAGTACGGGGTTTTTGCAAAACCGGTACGGGTATTGCCGCCATTCTAATCGTCCATAATGTTCGGGTGAGCGAGAATGCAGTACAGTTTCCAAAAGTTGGTGTTGAATGGCTCCGCGTCGTCGGCGAGTTGTTTTTCTGCGGCGCGACGATACGGTTCGCTTGAACCGGCGTCAGCGAATCTCGCCAGCATCAGTTCACGCTTAAACTGGAATTCCTTAGCATACGCCGACCTTTCAGTCGCGAGGCATGTCGCCGCGTTCATTTTCGATGAGATACGCCCGGCGTGATAGTCGCGCAGATGGGTCACTTCGTGGATAAGCAAACTGAGCAGCATCACTTGGCGCGCCGCGCGTGTTTGCTCCCGCGCTGTGTTTGACACCGTGAAGGAAGCAAAGTGATCGTCGAATGTGATCGTGCCATTCCCTTGCTCATCACAACAATCCGATTTGGCGGCAAGCCACCCGTCGTTGTCGGTCTGACCAACGGAAACGCTAAAGGGTTTGGCATCCTTCACGTACGCGTACCATTCGGGCAAATGGTCGCGCAACCAACGCAAATTGGCTTGCAAGAAAACCAGGTCGGCATCGCTAATCGAATCATCGAATGTGATGCCAGTGAGCAGATCAGTTGTCTCTATGGGCGCGGCGGCAACCGGGAAACCCAGAATGCCAAAACACAAAAGCACAACGGCGATGAGCACGACGAAAAGCGCGGTTGGAAATTTTGACATTTTATCCTCCTGTCGAGCGAACGCGATTTGGTTGAACTAGTGCCACCATTTAACTCGAAATGCGCGAATCGGATTACGTGGACAGTACGGAAGGTTTGGAAAACGAGTACGGTAATTTTCAAAAAGAACAAGCCCGCAGAATTCTGCGGGCTTGTTTCTTGGCTTGTCTTGCATCAGGGCAATGTCTTGTCGGGCTGGACCAGTCCGCGCTGCACCGCCCACGCCGCAATTTGCGTGCGCGCGTTGAAACCGAGCTTGTTGAGAATATTGCCGACATACCCTTCAACCGTTCGCTCACTCAGTACAAGGACTTCTGCAATTGCGCGATTCGATTTGCCCACCGCGATGAGCGCGGCAACCTCACATTCACGCGCAGTCAATCCATCCAATTTTGTTTTCGCGGCTTGCCGTGTTTCTGCCAATTCGACTTGATCGTACTCAATCGCCTCACCGAACGCATACTGAATTGCTTGCTCCAATGACATGGCGCGTCCTTCCGCCCAAACGATTGCCAACCGGTTTGATTCCAACCGGTCGTGCAGATTTCTAATCATTACCGTGTGGCGTGCGCGATACATCCCCAGCATCGGGACGCCGAGCGTTTCGCGCAGAACCTCTGCCGCGCCCAAAAGTCGTGTAGCGCGTTCGTGACGACCGTTCGCGCTTGCCGTCCCGGCGAGTCCCTCGATACATTTGAGCGTGTTTCGTTTGTCGCCCTGTGCTTGGAAAATCGCAAGACTCTGCGAAAAAAGTTTTTGGGCATGCTCCGTGTCACCTCGACTCGCCGCAACCAGTCCGAGATCGTGCAGACAACGAGGAATCTCGAACTGGTCGTTCAACTCCTGCGACATTTTCAAACTTGATTCCAGCCATGCTTCGGCAATGGGGTCGCCTTGCGCTTGCGCGGTTGATCCGAGGTCGCGCAGTGAACTGGCAATCGCATTCCGATCATTCAACGCACGCCGAATCGCTAATGCTTCCTCGAACAGTGTCCGCGCGCGCGCGTAATCGCCCTGATCGCGCACAACTAATCCCAGCGTGGTTAGAGAAATTGCGATGCTTGGCTGATCGTCCAATTGGCGTAAAATCGCCAACGATTTTTCTACGAGCGCGCGCGCCGCCGTGTTGTCGCCTTGGGTCAATGCCGCGAAACTACGATATTTGAGCGAGCGCGCCACACTTACATCGTCTTCGATTTCTTCCGCCAGCGCGGTGCTCTCTTCCAACAACTGGTGCGCTTCGGCGTAATCGCCTTGGAGGATTGCCCAATAACCAGCCAGGTTCAGCACGCGCACGCGGGCAACGCCTAGCTGCGAACGCGATTCGACAGAGAGGGAAAGCAAAGCGCGACAGGTTGCGCGTGCTTCGCTCAGATAACCCACTGTTTCCCAGAACTCGCCCAGCGCACTTGCCAAACGTAATCCTGGCTCGACCAGCCCCAATGCGTGCGCCGTTTTCAGCGCGACACGCAAATTGTCGTACTCTACGTGTAAATGATTCATCCGCTGATTCGCGCCAGAACCTTCGTGTTTCGGCTCGGTCTCCTCGGCGACCTGGAGAAAAAAATCGAGATGCCGCGCGCGCAAGGAATATGCTTCACCTGCTTCAGTCATTTTTTCGCTCGCGTATTGGCGAATCGTTTCCAACATTCGATAGCGCGCGGCGGCGCCTTCCTCATACTTGAACACACTGACGAGCGATTTGTCCACCAAGTCCGCAAGCACATCGAGCATGTCGTCGGCATGGAGTCCATCGCCCGCGCAGATCACTTCGGCTTGATCGAGCGTGAAGCCACCGGCAAACACCGCGAGACGCCGAAACAAAATTCGCTCCGGCTCGCTCAATAGATCGAAACTCCAATCCATCGTCGCGCGCAAAGTTTGTTGGCGCGGCATCGCGTTGATACTGCCGCGCGTCAATAATCGAAAAACATTGTCCAGCCGTGCGGCAATCTGCGCGACGGTCAGCATTTTGACGCGCGCGGCGGCAAGTTCGATGGCGAGTGGAATTCCATCCACGCGTTGGCAGATTTGCGCGATGAAAGGCGCATTGTCGCGCGTCAATTCAAAACGCGGCGCAATCGCGTCCGCGCGTTCGACGAACAAATGGATGGATTCGTATTGCGCGAGAATGTCCAGCGCGGGTAAATCCTGGGTTGGGGGTAGAGTGAGCGAGGGCACACGATACAAGGATTCTCCGGCGATGTTCAACGCTTCGCGGCTCGTCGCCAAAATTTTCAAATCGGGGCAACTCGTCAAAAGCGATTCGGCTAACTGCGCGCACGCGTGAATCAAATGCTCGCAGTTGTCGAGAACAAGCAGAACATTTTTCGCGCGCAGAAAATTTTTGAGTAGATCAATCGGCGCGAGTTTGCCGGCTTGGCGCAAATCGAAAACGGATGCAACGGTTTGTGAAACGAGTGCGGAATCTGCGAGCGATCCCAACTCGATCAGCCAGACGCCATCGGGAAATTTATCGCGAAGACTATCGGCAACTTGAATTGCCAAGCGCGTTTTGCCGCAGCCGCCCGAACCGGTCAACGTGAGCAACCTCACTCCCACCCCCTTGCCCCCTCCCTCTCTCCTGTCGCTGAACTGTGCGACAGGAGAGAGGGAGGGGGTTGGGGAAGAGGGTGAGGTCAGTAATCGCTTGACCTCCGCGATTTCTTTTTCGCGCCCGATAAAACGCGTGAGTGCGATCGGCAGGTTGTTATGCTCCGTCATTGAGCACATCCTCAACGATGTTTTCTAGTTTCATCGCGCGTCCTTCTTCGAACGCGCGCGCAAAACCATCATCACCCAGTTGCGCGCGAATCGGTTGAATGATCTGCTCCAACTCGGCACGTCGCTCCTCGGATAAAATCACTCCCAACTCTGCGCGCCCCGACTCAATTGCACCGAGAATTTGCGCGGCGCGGCGCGGTTGCCCTTGTGCCACCAACACCAGCGCAAACGTCTCGAGCGCTTGATGCAGTGAGAACATTTCCTTCATTCGCCATAGCGTAGATATGGCGCGTTTGAGTAGCGCGTCGGCTTGCTTCAAATCGCCCTGAGCACAAGCAATCCGACCCAAGTCAACGAACCGCCGCGTGATCATCCGTTCGTCGCCGAGTTCTTCAGATAACCTGAGACCTTCCTCGTTAATGGCTTTGGCGCGCGCAAAATCTCCGGCGCGTTCGGCAAACGCGTCAAAGTTTTGGAGCGCATGGGTAATGCCCCATTTGTCACCCATCGCGCGGCAGAGTGTCAATGCTTCTTGAAAATACAGTTCCGCTTGATCCAATTTGCCGAGACGGTTGGAAACTACGCCAAGCAAGTTGAGAACCCGACCAATCCGCATTCGGTTTTCTAAATCGCGATAGAGCGACAGTGCTTGTCGCCATATTTCTTCCGCCCGCGCGTTCTCACCCACATCCGCGACCGCCATGCCCAACGCAAAGAGCGCCTCGGCGCGGATTACCGCGGGCGCGTCGCGCGTCAACGCTTCCGCTGTTTCGCTCCAACTTTTCGCTTCGCGATAATGATTCCGCACGAAAAAGTAATACACGAGCGCGGCGTTGAGTTGCGCGCCCGCCGCGCCTTGTCCGTTTTCAAATGCCCACGCGAGCGCGGTGCGGCAATTGTCAATCTCGGCATCCAATTGTTTAAACCAGCGCTTCATTTCCGGCGTGCGTAATTTCGCGTCCGCCTCAATCGCGAATTGGACAAACCAATCCAGATGACGACGATAAAGTTTTTCCGCTTCACCGGCTTGCGCCAATTTTTCGCGCGCGTACTCACGAATCGTTTCAAGGAAATGATAACGCGTTGCGCCGCTCTGCTCGGCGACGACGACGAGCGACTTGTCAATCAAGCGCAACAATAAATCAAGAACGTGTGACGTAGCCAGCGATTCATCCGTGCAAATTTCTTCCACCGCATTGAGCGTCCACCCGCCGGCGAAAACCGCCAGCCGACGAAACAGCGCACGCTCGTTTTCGGACAACAAATCAAAACTCCAATCTATTGTCGCGCGCAAAGTTTGCTGGCGCGGCAACGCTGTACGCTGTCCACTCGCGAGCAATTGAAAACGATGGTCAAGCCGTTGCGCGATTTCTTCGACGGATAACCCTTTCACGCGCGCCGCCGCGAGTTCAAGCGCGAGCGGCATTCCATCGAGCCGCGCACAAATCTGCGCGACCGCACGCGCATTACCATTCAATTTCCAATTCGGCGCGACGGCTTGCGCGCGCTGAACGAAAAGTTGAAGCGCGTCGTATTGCGCCAGTTGATCGAGCGGCGGCAAATTCGCCGCGTCCGGCACGGCGAGCGACGGCACGCGCCACACGACTTCGCCCGCGAGATTCAACGCCTCGCGACTCGTCGCTAAAATTTTCAGTGTGGGACACGCGCTCAACAGTGTTTCGATCAAGTGCGCGCACGCCTCGATCAGATGCTCGCAATTGTCCACCACCAGCAACAACTCTTTTGCGCGCAAATAGTTGATGAGCAATGGAATGATCGGAATATCGCTCGATTCACGCAAGCCGAATACAGCCGCAAGCGATTGCGGCACACGCGCGCCATCCGTTAGCGCGGATAGGTCAACCCACCACACACCGTTTTTGAAACGATTCGCGTTCGCGAGTTCGGTCGCGAACTGAATCACTAAACGCGTCTTGCCGCAACCCCCCGACCCGGTCAGGGTGAGCAAGCGCGTCCCGCGCAGACCTTCCAGGTTTCCAAAACCTGGAAGGTCTAGGTCGAGCAGTCGCTTTATCTCCGCAAGTTCGTTAGCGCGTCCCACAAAACTCGTCAACGGATGCGGCAGATTCGTAAACATCGCCTCGCGTGATCTTGCGCCGCTCAACGCCTGCTCGATCTGATCGCGCAATGCAATTGTTTCCGGCGACGGTTCGACGCCGAGTTCCTCGCGCAACATTTTCGCGCACTCGTCGAACTGCTTGAGCGCGCCGATGCGGTCGCCGGTCGCGGCGTGACAAAAGATGATGTGTTGGTCCGCTTTTTCGTTCGCGGGATCGTGCGTCAAAACTTTTTGCGCGAGTTCGATTGCGCGCGCGTATTCACTCTTCGCGCGATGATGTTGCGCGAGGTGTAACAGCGCGTCGATGTAGATCGCGCGGAGTTGTTCGCGTTCGGGGAGAATCCAATCGTCGTAGAAATCCGGGAGCAGGTCGTGGTAATTTTCGATTTTCAATTTCAGATTTTCGATTTCTGAATCTGCAATCTGCAATCTGCAATCTGCAATCTCGCGCGCGTCCACCCAAATCGGAAAATCCGGATTGAGTTGGACCGTCTCGCGATCCGCCAATAAAAGATCATTGCCAAGCTCCTGACGAAGTGAAAAGAGCGCGGTGCGCAGCGAACGGCGCGCGAGTTCGTCGGTGGAATCGCCCCAGCAAAGTGCGGCAAGTTTTTCGCGCGCGTGCGGTTCGGGATGCAAAGCCAGGTACGCCAAGAGCGATTCAACTTTGCGCGTGGGGAGATGGATCGTTTGTGCGTCGCGTTCGACCTGAAACGCGCCCAGCAGAGTTACGCGGACCAATTTCGCGATTTGCGCTGGTGAGCTATTTGCCATCGGCTTGCCCTCCTTCGCTCTACCTGCTTGAGATCAAAAGATCAGCTTCCGGCGCGATACGTTGAATTGCCTCTGCGGGTTTGGCTTTGCCGAAAATAATGTTCTGGTATTCCGCATGGAACAAGCGCGTGAGTTTACCCCAATCCGCCATCAACGGCGTGATCCACAAGTCGGGCAACATCGGAATGAACTTATCGAGCGGGTCAACGACCTTGACCGACTTGCGTGCGCCTGGCGCGAAATAAAAGCCGGTGGGTAAGTTTGAACTGGGTGGGACATCCTCTTGCACTTGACTGCTCGTGAGATAACGCGCGAGGTCCATCGCCGCTTGGCGTTTGGCATCGTCCTTGATTTTGGCAACCGCGATCAATCCGACTGCGCCCACCGTGAGTTTGTTGCCATTGACCGTCGGATGCGGATAGATTTCAAAATTCACTTTGCTTGCAACCAAGGTTGGAGCAAAGCCGGTCGCGTCCACAATCATCGCGTACTGCTTGCTTTGGAAACCGCGCTTGATGTCAGTATCGCGTTGCGCGCCAAAGTCGGGCGGCGTTACTTTGTGGACGAGCGCGAGATCGGCAAACCGTTGCAAACCGGCAAACGCTTTGGGATTGTTGAATCCGAACTTGCCATCTTTGCCAATCGCGCGCACGCTCGGATCTTCGTTCATCCACAAGCCCCAGGTCGTGTTGACTCCGGGATCGATGAATCCGGAAAAGCCATAAACTGGTTCGCCATTCGCGCGCTTGAACGTCGTCTTTTTTGCCGCGTCCACAAATTGATCCCAGGTCCAATCTTTGGGTGGGAGCGGAACCTGGGCTTCGGCAAAGACATCCTTGTTCACATAGATGCCCATTGGCACAACCCAGAGGGGCCACGCCCATGCTTTGCCATCTTTGAGACGAGTCACGTCGAGCACATTCGGCAAAATGTCCGCTTTGTCTGAAATGGTGAGGTACGGATCAATCGGTTCGATGAGATCGTCGCGCACGTACAAAGGCAATCGGTCGGATGCCAAGCGAAGAACTTCGATCCCTTGACCATTTTGAAGTGCGATCGTCAATTTGGTGATGCCTTCGTCGGTTGGTGGATAGCTATTCAGTTCGACTTGGATCTCCGGATTATCCGCCATAAATTGCGCAACCGCGTTGCCGAAGGAACTCTCCCGCGCATTGCTCGGTGTCGCACCCAGGAGCCAGAAATTCAGTACGCCTTTGTATCCGCTCGCGCTTTTGCGGATTCCGCCTTTCGCGTTGCGCGCAGATGGCGCTGATTGCTTTGGCGCGATGGTTATCGCGGGCACGCGCGTTTCACCGGGCGATTTGGTTTCGGAGGTTGGTGGTCCACACGCGACTAGAAATGTGATAGCGATGATCAACGCGCAAAAAAATGTTGCGGGTTTCATGTGTCCTCCATCAGAACAGCGCCAAGGACTGTCATCACTTGGTCAGAATTGATCCGTCGCTTATTCACGCGGGCTTACTTTTTCAAGCAAGCCCTTTTGCACCGCCCACGTCGCGATCTGCGTGCGCGCGCTGAAACCCAGTTTGTCGAGAATGTTGCCGACGTGTCCTTCAATCGTGCGCTCGCTCAACACGAGCGCGTCCGCGATCTCGCGATTCGATTTGCCCTGCGCGATGAGCGCGGCGACCTCGCGTTCGCGCGTGGTCAGCCCACCGAATTTTTCTTTCGCGGCTTGGCGCGGTGAGAGCGATGACGCGCGCGGGTCCGGTAAATCGGAGGTCTTCATCTCATTCAACGCAAACGCGATGGCTTGCTCCAATTCCATCGCGCGCCCCACTTGCGCAAGCGACACGAAAGTTTCTGCGCCCAACTCGGCGCGCACCTCGTTCGCAACGCGATCATGCAGTTTGCGGTACCCGGGATTCGAAATTCCACGCGCCAGAAAAGATTCACTCAATGCATCCGCCGCGCCCAAGAGCCGCGCCGCCACGGTGGGCTTGCCGAATTCTCGAAGGATATTGGCTGTCCCAATCAACGAATACACGAACATAATCGGTCTGCCGCGGCGTTTCATGATTTCAAGACCCTCGGTCAAAAGCTGTGCCGCGCGATGATAATCACCTTGTTGTTCAAAGATCAACCCCAAACTGATCAATTTGCGATCAAGGTGGACTCGGTCACCCACATGTTTATCAATTTCGATGCACTGGTCGTAAATCTCAATGGCGCGTTTAAGGTCTCCCTGTTCCCGCGCCATGGAGGCAAGAACAGACAGGGGCCACACGCTGTCACAAATGTCCCCAAGCGCCCGAAATTTCTCCAAGGATTCTTCAAGCAACAACTGACTGCGTTGGTGATCGCCCAGTTGATTCATCACCGCGCCTAATGAGTAAAGCGATTGCGCTTCGCCCCATCGCGCACCCATTTTTCGATAGAGCACCAAACTTTCTTCGATCCATGGACGCGCCGCCGCATAATCGTTCAAAAAGATAAACGCGCGTCCGATGCCATGCAGCGTAAACGCAATCTCACCTTCGTCTTCTAACATTTTGGCGATTGCTAAACCCTCCTCGAAATATGTTCGCACCGCCACCGAATCCTGGATGTAGATTTGCAAATAACCGATTGCTTTCAATGCTTGTAATCGCAAGTGAGATGCGCCTTGCGTCTCAGGTCGCGCCAAGAGTTGCATCAGTATATTGCGCCCTTCAATGAGATAGCCGCGCCGTACCCACAACATGACCAGCGCCCAAGCCAGGCGCACGGCGGGCGCGACATCGTTTGCCATCGCGTATTCAAAGACCGCGCGAATGTTGTCGTACTCGCTCTCCAAACGATCCATCCATTGTCTGGCTTCAGCTCCCTTGAGTTTCGGTTCGCCTGCTTCCGCAAGTCGAACAAAGAAATCGCAGTGCCGCGCTTGAAGCAATTGCAACTCATTTGCCTCAATCAATTTTTCGCGCGCGTATTCGCGGATCGTTTCCAACATGTGATAGAGCGCCACATCGTTTTGCGCGATGACGAGCGACTTGTCCACGAGGCGCGCGAGCAAGTCGAGTACATCAGTCGGCGAATATTCTTCACTGATTTCTGAAAACTGAATACTGCACACTGATTCTGCCGCGTCGAGCGTCCATCCGCCGGCGAATACCGCGAGACGACGAAACAGAATTTTTTCGGTCGGCGACAATAACCCGTAACTCCAATCAATCACCGCGCGCAACGTTTGATGGCGCGGCGGCGCGGTGCGACTCCCCAGGTTCAGCAAGCGAAACCGATCATCGAGCCGCGCGGCGATTTGTTCGACCGGCAATAATTTCACGCGCGCCGCGGCAAGTTCAATCGCCAGCGGCATCCCATCGAGCCGAGAGCAAATCTGTGCGATGGCGTTCGCGTTGTGCGGGTTCGCAGCAAAGGTCTGGTCAACCAAACTCGCGCGATCGATGAACAAGCGCGCGGACTCGGAAGCGAGCAACACTTCGGCTGTCGTAATTTGGGGATCGGGGATTTGCAACGGCGGCACGCGCCACGCGATTTCGCCCGGAACGTTGAGCGATTCGCGGCTCGTGGCGAGAATCGCAATTTGCGGACATGCGCGCAACAATTCTTCGGCGAGATGCGCGCACGCGGCGATGAGATGTTCGCAATTATCAAAGACAAGCAGAATTTGCTGGGCGCGCAAAAAGTGGGTGAGCGATTGGGTGAGGGATTGGTCGGCGGATTCGCGCACATCGAGGATTTGCGCGACTGCACTGGGGACGAGCGCGGCATCACTCAGCGGCGCAAACTCGACCCACGCGATATTTTGCGCGAACGCATCGGCAAGCCGCGCGGCGACTTGCAACGCGAGCCGCGTTTTGCCGCACCCGCCCGAACCGGTGAGCGTAAGTAGACGCGTTTGTGCGCTCGCGCGGATCACGGCGCTGATCTCTTTTTCGCGCCCGATGAAACGAGTGAGCGGAATCGGCAAGTGGTTGTTCGCCATGCCACGTTTCTAGGAGGAATCCATCCCCAGTAGATCGTGGGGCGAATCTTACACGTGACGCTGGGTGTTGTCAATCGGGTATTGATAAGTTCACCAAATCCAAAAAGCCGGAGAGATGTTCTCTCCGGCTTACGAAACACGTGCGATGAGTTTAACTGCCTTCTTCCACTTGTACGATTTCATCCGCGACGAGTCCGTGCGCTTCGCGATGGACGGCGGCGGCGGCTTCCTTGTTCGGCGCTTGAACGAGACAAAATACTTTGCCGGTCGTTTCGTCGAACCAGTACTTGAGATACTGGACGCCGTGCTTGGTTTGCACTTCCAGGTCGCGCGCGTGCGCGCCTTTGACGGCATCCGCGGTCAGACCTTCGACGTGTTGGTGAATGTCCAGATAGAGTGGCATTGGAATCCTCCTATTTTCCTCTTACTCACTGTCCGTTGTCATCCGTAAACGTGAGAATACAAAAGATTTTCCACGATACACCGTCAAGATCCTCTTGCGTGATTTCCAAATGCTGGTCAACGATGCGGTGATAATTCGCGCGCGTGTTCGCATCGCCGGGAATTCGCACGGTCGTCAGCGCGCGCGCAAACTCCAGCTCTTTCATATTCGCGGACTGTTCCGCCGCGATGCACGTTTGCCAATTTACGGCTTCGGCGCGTCCATCGCGCCGTTCGCGGATGTGCGTAACTTCGTGAATCAGCACGCTGAGAAATTGAACTTGTTGCGCTTGCATCCCTGGAACACTCGCGACCTCGCTGATGTTCCAGTGTCCCAAATGTTCGCCGAATGTGATCGCGCCTGCACCGCGCGAGTAACAACATTTCGCATACGAGATGATCCTGCGCGTTTGCAGTTCATCATCCATCGCGAAAATGAATGGCTTGCCTTCGGCAACGTACGCGTACCATTCGGGCAGATGTTCGCGCAACCACCATAAACTAGTTTGCATGTAACGCGCATCCGCTTCGGTGAACGATCCGGCGAGAGTCACGTTCTCAAACACATCCGGTTGCGCCAAAGGCGTAAACCTTACGCGATCGAACGCCTCAGCATTCGCGGCAAAGATCGCGATGAAGATGACGAGTCCGATGATCGCCAACAACCGTTTGCTTGGCGATGCGCTCAAACGCGCCGCTTGGAATTTTATCTTGACCATTTTGGATTTCCCTCCTTGAATTGGTTATTCGCAGGATACAACGCGCCCATCAAATCATCGCCAAATTTTCATGGGGTTAGCGTTAAATTGCGAATGAGACGGTATGGCACGCTTTGAACGACGCAGTTGAGGTTTATTTCGAGAACGAGACCGGTCAGGATTTCGCACAAGCGACCTAGCAGGTCTCGTTCAGGGAGCCATGCCAAATTATTTGTGCGTTCACTTATCGGTCGCAACTCACGCGTGGATCGAGACACGACATGGCTGCCGCGTCAAACGACTTGGCGTACCGTTGATCAAACTGCTCGCGCTCCAACTCTTGCATCACCATCCGCATATCTTGCTCGGCGGCGTTTCTGGCGCGTAGTTGTTCCGCAATTGAATGCGCGTTCAACTGATCGAGCCGTTCGCGTTCCAACTCTTGCATCACCATCCGCGTATCTTGTTCGGCGGCGGCGTTGGTCATGCGCGTCTGCGCTGGCGCTTGAACCGGGGTTTGCGCGACGACCACGAACAACACTCCTGCGACGAGCGCGACCAAAAGCGCGAGCGCGAACGCGGTGAGTGAAAAACGGCGAAGCGTATTCGAGTTTTGCATTTTATCCTCCTGTTGGGTAAATCGGATTTGTTTAGATCACTGCCGTCAGTAAACCAGAAACTCTGACTTACAATAACGTGGAAAACACTTGGTTTTGCTGGAACGAGTACGGTATTTTTTTGCCGCCATTGTCAGCGATCACAACCACGCAGATCGTCATTCCCTCATGATCCGCTTACGCACCTAATAGCAGGAGACTTGCGAGTTCCAATCTGCGAACAGTCCGTTGGGATTATCTCGCCACGCCCAAACACGCAGGGTATAATAATCACCACGGCTTTGGAATTCGCGTCCGAACAAGACTGGAGGCGTGAGTCGATTTCCATTCTCCGCGCCTGCATACACCCGGTATTCCACGCCGACGAGTCGCAGTGTCCCGTTGTCCTGCGGTTCATAAAATAGCGATTCTGGGTGACGCGCATCCACCACGCCGTCGCTCAGCAGGTTGCTGTTGGAATACTGAATGCCTATCGCGCCTTCGCGCGGGTTGCTGATACATTCGGCGGTGGTCGCGTATCCTTC
This genomic interval from Chloroflexota bacterium contains the following:
- a CDS encoding tetratricopeptide repeat protein translates to MANNHLPIPLTRFIGREKEISAVIRASAQTRLLTLTGSGGCGKTRLALQVAARLADAFAQNIAWVEFAPLSDAALVPSAVAQILDVRESADQSLTQSLTHFLRAQQILLVFDNCEHLIAACAHLAEELLRACPQIAILATSRESLNVPGEIAWRVPPLQIPDPQITTAEVLLASESARLFIDRASLVDQTFAANPHNANAIAQICSRLDGMPLAIELAAARVKLLPVEQIAARLDDRFRLLNLGSRTAPPRHQTLRAVIDWSYGLLSPTEKILFRRLAVFAGGWTLDAAESVCSIQFSEISEEYSPTDVLDLLARLVDKSLVIAQNDVALYHMLETIREYAREKLIEANELQLLQARHCDFFVRLAEAGEPKLKGAEARQWMDRLESEYDNIRAVFEYAMANDVAPAVRLAWALVMLWVRRGYLIEGRNILMQLLARPETQGASHLRLQALKAIGYLQIYIQDSVAVRTYFEEGLAIAKMLEDEGEIAFTLHGIGRAFIFLNDYAAARPWIEESLVLYRKMGARWGEAQSLYSLGAVMNQLGDHQRSQLLLEESLEKFRALGDICDSVWPLSVLASMAREQGDLKRAIEIYDQCIEIDKHVGDRVHLDRKLISLGLIFEQQGDYHRAAQLLTEGLEIMKRRGRPIMFVYSLIGTANILREFGKPTVAARLLGAADALSESFLARGISNPGYRKLHDRVANEVRAELGAETFVSLAQVGRAMELEQAIAFALNEMKTSDLPDPRASSLSPRQAAKEKFGGLTTREREVAALIAQGKSNREIADALVLSERTIEGHVGNILDKLGFSARTQIATWAVQKGLLEKVSPRE
- a CDS encoding DUF4242 domain-containing protein, which produces MPLYLDIHQHVEGLTADAVKGAHARDLEVQTKHGVQYLKYWFDETTGKVFCLVQAPNKEAAAAVHREAHGLVADEIVQVEEGS